From the Argentina anserina chromosome 3, drPotAnse1.1, whole genome shotgun sequence genome, the window TGCTGACAAATTCCACAATGGCTTCAACCAGTCCTCTCTCAGTTCTACAAACCAGAATCATGGGTCAAAAATAAGCATTATCTAGtcataaaaacaaatataaccGAAACTAAAGTCACACAATGCTTACTCATGATCATTTGTATTCCACCCAGAGAAAGTAGCCACTTTGTTTAAAACATCTCTCCATTTATCCAACTTCTGTGATTCATATCGTCCAGAGGTTTCAAGCCTACAGAAAGCTTCTTCAAAACTTTTCTTCTGATATCGAACATCAGTAGGTTCAACATGATAAAAAAGTGGCAATATTCTGTTCTGATCTTCCATGCACTCACAGATCTTTGTAAGCTCCTCCAAGCACCAAGTAGAAGAAGCATAATTTCGCGAGAGAATAATGATCGCAAAGCTTGATTCTTCAATTGCTGACATGAGAGTGGGAGAAATAGAATGTCCTACTTCAAGAACCCGATCATCCATGAAAGTTCTGACTCCTCTCCTATTAAGCCGATCGTATATCTCAACTGTGATCCCTTTGCGAGTGTCAGGACCCCTGAAACTCAAGAACACATCATACTTCCAATACTGATCTGATGAAGGAGGAGATGCACATGCTACTTGGGAGCAGCTGGAGGCCATTGAAGAACCACCAAATCCAAACAAAAGGCAATCAAAAACAGGAAAGAAGAAACTGCAATAACAAGGTCTCCAATTCAAGCATGTAAGATCTGCAAAAGCCAAATAAAAGAGAGTTTGGAGTctgaaaaatgtgaatttaaatATCAGAAAGTCAGAATTTTACTGTGAGGTTTGATTTGAGTGAGGCTTTACTGTGTTTCATAGCTAGATTAATCTCCTCTAAGACTCTAATATGCACCCTAACACAGTTTCCGATATCCATTACCAATCCTTATCTCTGTAACAGCGTAACTAGAACTCTAGAAGCATTGGTTCCAAACAAACTGGATAGTAGTGAGTTCATCATCAGTTCATGTATAGAAAAAACCCATGTCGATCTACTACTAAGTGTCTACTAAAGCTCCACAACAACGTTGTAAAACATATGTACTAATCGAAAAAATGATTAGGAGAATAGTAGATTAATCACCTCTAGTAGTTTCTGGCCTGGAAGTGGCGGTGGTCTGACGGTTGAGGCGGCGTGGCGGCGGTGGCGGGGTGCAGAATTGGCTGGAGACCAGTtgggagtgggtttcttttttttctttttctcgaTTGTCACAAATCAAAGTCCCCCTCTTGGTTATTGGACTGCCCCACCCTAGTCCGACCCAATGCCTAACCCGACCCGGGTCCGTTGCTTTGTTTTATACCTATATAAAAACACAGAGAAACAGTGCAGAACTCTGTGAAGCCACTACCGCAACTGAGACAGAGAAAGACAGGATGGCTTCCACAGCAGTTATGAACTTAGCTCTCATAAAGCCTTCACCTTTCTCTGTTCCCAAGCCTCAGAACCATTCAAAGCCCAGGGTCTTCACTCTCCGGTGCTCCTCCGCCGCAGATAATGACGTCTCAGGTTTACCCACTAATCCTTAGTTCCTTACTCTGCTTTGGTTGTTCACTCTAGGACTTGTAAAGATACGATTTTTATGTGGTGTTGGTTTTCTTTTCactgtggggggggggggggggttgatTTGTTTGTGACTAGAGTGAAGAGAGGACCGATTGGCTACCATGCAAGAGTTGATGTTGGGTTTGTTTTTTAAGGCTCAGTGTTCTTGTTTTAGATGAATAACAAGCAATGGGGTTGGTATATGTTGCACATTAGTATCTCAACCGTGTTGGTGTTTTTGCACTTTATGTTGTAGTTTCATTCTGCGTTGAAAGTTTGACACTTTTAGGGTGTTGGAATTTTGTAGTTTATAGCAAATTGGAGTACCTTGGCTGTCCTTTTATATTGGTTTTGTTCCTGGGTTTGGTTATCAGTGATTGCCTGACTATATTTGGAGGGAGTATGGAATTTGAAAACTGAGGAATGATGTCATAGGGATCTTATGAATTTTCTTGTTATTGTAGTATAATTATATCAATTTTAGTTTACCTTTTGGATGTGTAATCTGTAAATAAGACTACTGGTTGAAGCAGCAATTTTAGTTTACCTTTTGGATGTGTAATCTGTAAATAAGACTACTGGTTGAAGCAGCGAGGGTGACTGAGGGAGTATCGCTGACAAAATCGGTGAGGTGTTGGTGGTTGGTTGGGTAGTGGGCGTAATGGTTAGCGTAGCAACTTTGTTTTTATTGGAAGTCTACTTCTCAGATTTGAATTAGTACTTATTTAGGTGGTCAAATTTGAGATAGTGGACtttacattttcttttgaaatccTTCTCAAGTTTATACTCAAGTTATTAGGTTTTGGTTCCTTTTGTTACCCAAAATCCCACTTCAAATCTGTGCAGCGAGTCCAGAACATTGGAACTATTGCATGTTAATTACTTAAATTTTTAATCTATATGTTTTATTGATTTGTTTTACTCCTTGTGCTTCAGACTTGTCCAAAAGACCTTGGAAGCCTTCAGATGCTAGACTTGTGCTTGAAGATGGTTCTATCTGGAGAGCAAAGTCATTTGGTGCTTCAGGAACCCAAGTTGGTGAAGTTGTTTTTAATACATCCTTGACTGGGTGAGTTTGGCTCATAAAATTTCTTTGATTTGTAATCTCTATTAACTTGTTGGGTGTGGGGGCTTCTATCTTCCGTGGTGCATCATCTACCCCCACAAAAATGACAAGACACTCACAAGAATGTGACTTCTATTTAGAAATTGTATACAACTTCTATCATATTTTGCATGTGAGAGTGACCAGAAGTTTACTTTTGTGGGGATGAAGGAGATATAGTCTTTGCATTGGTGGAACTAGTCATCTTAGCTTTAGTTGGGAATCTTCAAGTTCAGGTTTCTCTGatacattgatatatatattgttttttgcAGGTATCAAGAAATTATTACAGACCCAAGTTATGCTGGCCAATTTGTGTTGATGACAAACCCCCAAATTGGAAATACTGGAGTAAATTTTGGTGAGTAAAGTTTCCTTTTGTAATATTAGAGAATTATACCGTCCTGAATATTAAGAAATCTGATGGTGATACTTTCCGTATCAGATGATGAAGAATCAAGGCAGTGCTTCCTTGGTGGTCTAGTAATCAGAAATTTAAGTATCAGGTAAAAATCCTTTTTATTATATTGCTATAGGAATGTCAATATTGGAAGTTTCACTGATTGAGATGTTCTGACATATGCCAATGCATTGCtcttgtttgttcttttttcAGTACTTCAAATTATAGATGTGCAATAAGTCTTGGTGATTATTTCGCAGAAAGGAATATCATGGGAATTTGTAAGTTAAACCATGGATTACTCCTGAAGGCACTGAAATTTTGGGAATCATGTAGTCTCGTGTACCGTGCTGTATCTTTTTACTTCTGGTGTTCACATTTGATGCTGCTGCTGCTATAGATGATGTTGACACACGAGCTATCACCCGCAGATTACGACAAGATGGAAGCCTTATTGGTGTTTTGAGCACAGAAGAGACAAAAACAGATGAAGAACTATTGGAAATGTCTCGATCATGGGATATTGTTGGTAAGGATGTCATGGCTTTAGTTAAAATAGAATAAAATTTCATAGTTTTAAGTTTAACTTTGTACTTTGCAGGGGTTGATTTAATAAGTGGTGTTTCGTGCAAGACTCCTTATGAATGGCTTGATAAAACCAATTCTGAATGGGAATTTATGTCCAACCGAAACGATGGGGAGGCTTTTCATGTAAGTCTGTGCTGAGTTCTAGTTCTTAAGAAGTCTTAttcagtaattttttttttgtattaaaACTAAAAGAGGGACGAAAATGATACAAGAATTAGAAGAGAGATGACAGATGTAATGAGCTGAGATACAAGAATTTGATGGTTCTCAAAGTAAACAAACAATAGTCCTACCTACTATTTTTCTCCTTTCCATCTCTCTCTGTGTTCTCTTCCCTTTACATCTTCGTGTAACCAAAAGAATGGGTTCACGATGCAGCATCAACTGACTCTTTTCTATGGTTATGAATTGAAGGTTGTTGCATATGATTTTGGAATCAAGAGCAACATACTGAGGCGATTGGCTTCCTATGGTTGCAAAATCACTGTGGTGCCTTCAACATGGCCAGCATCAGAGACTCTTAAGATGAAACCAGATGGGGTCCTTTTCAGCAATGGCCCTGGAGACCCATCTGCAGTTCCATATGCTGTTGAAACAGTCAAGGAGATTCTTGGTAAGGTTCCTGTCTTTGGAATATGCATGGGCCATCAGTTAATTGGCTTGGCATTAGGTGGTACAACTTTTAAAATGAAGTTCGGTCACCACGGAGGAAATCATCCCGTCCGTAACCTTCGTACTGGAGATGTTGAGATAAGCGCTCAGGTGTGAACTCTACCAATCTTATGTTCTTTAATTTATATTAGTAATTTCAAATAACTGAACTAGCTCCTAAAGTAAAAATGTCAGCAAGCTATCCTGCGTAATTAACGTGATGCCATCTACATCTATTAACATTctgtcttttcattttttttgcaGAATCATAATTATGCGGTTGACCCAAAGTCACTTCCATATGGTGTAGGAGTAACTCATGTCAATCTCAACGATAATAGCTGCGCTGGCCTTGCTTATCCTGCACGAAATATAATGTCTATTCAGTACCACCCTGAAGCGTCCCCAGGACCTCATGATTCAGATTATGGTAATTTGAATTATgctttatatatttgatagacAAATATTGACATCAAATTAGTGACGTGGGTGCTTGCAccaataacataagaacaccCTTAGTGATAAAACTCTTCATAGTATGTCTACGAATTTCATTACCATATGAAAGGTAAAGGTATAGCTCATAGCATGAGTATCATTTTCCCCAGTTGCTTCTTTTCCAACTGTTTTCTCAGCTCACAAAACTAATACCGCTTTTTAAATTGACACATCCTGCATGAATCTACCTTACGACACGATTTTGAGTTGTGgaatttttgttgttgcagCTTTTCGAGAATTCATTGGGATGATGAAGAGAGTGGAAGTGAATGCATGAGCGATATCTGCATTTAGCAACGAATTGAGGGATCAAGCCTAGAGCAGCATGGTTGCAAATGCCAATACAGACATTTAGGCCATCCTGCCTGTCTACGGGATTAACATGTGCGGTTGCAGAGAACTAGTTAGAACTATTCTTCCCTTAGTCTACCGTCAGTTTATTTGTAATGGGTATTGTGTAATAGTTGAGATAATCCATTGCCATTTATAATTGGCGTTTTTTGAAGATTAAGTTTCTTACCCACCGTTTGTAGCTTGTAACAAAGAACTGTCTCATGAAATCATGTCAAAAGATTGTGATCATGCTAAATGCTTGGAAAGTTGGAAGTAACTGTTATTTCTTTACAACTGCTTTCCAGGAAATTCTGGATAGTACAAATATATGTTGCCCAATTTCATTGTTTGATCTTTGATTGTTGTCCCAGATTTTTGTTCAATACATGTTAATAAGACGTTATGTGATTGTCAAGCAATGGTTACTTCGGGTATGCTGCACTACCCCATGTTTTAGATTTAGTTCCCAACTTGCTTaaacaaataagaaaaacaGGGCAATGAGGTATAAGAGTTCTACACTTTCTAATGGAAACATGATctgaaaataattaatatgAGCACCATAAGTTACATACTTCTCTTGTTGAAATGGTAATCCTTAGAACCCGTCTTTGCAGATAAAGAAATTGGAAAGAGAATGGGGGGAAAAGTAGAAGTCAATTTGCGCCTGCAGACTTATACCTGCAAAGAACCTTGCACCTTAAAACCCTATCCTGAACATAAAACCCTGGCATGACCATAATTTTAACCCTGCTTGAACCATGTGATCTCTGCCTATCTATAAACATGTCTTCCATGTAGTGTGGATCAAAGCTCCTATTCTCTTCCACCCTCAAAATCCCCAACGGCGGATAGAATGAAAATGCCAGCAAATGAAGCAACCAAATGCATTTGGTAGCTACAAAGAATGCTTGAAGAACTTGCTCGGGCCATGATCTAGTCCAATTTAGTGTTGTAATGATGCAACTCATCTTCTGATCGCAGAACTTGCTGAACTCCTCACAGTAATACTTTGTTCCCTTCCTCAACACTTCATTCCAGCTTAAGTTTCTTAGTGCCACAAATGAAGAAAACTGTGCTTGGCGGGCTTGTTGAGGATCTAGAAGCTTAGGTGAGCCATGCTTCTGGAACACACAGTTCTCAAAGTCTTGATAGAGTGACTGGTTTATGATGGCTTCCAAGTGGTATGACACAGCTTTCGAATACTTGGAATTTAATGACAGTTTGAATGGTTGGAGGAGCACGTTCAAATTATCTACCAAGGTGTTATCTGTAAGTTCAATTTGTGCTACAAGAATTTTGCAGAATTGTCTTGCAGAAAGTCTTGCTTCGGATACTATCTGCAGGAAACCTTCTACCATTACTTCCTCGCTTACCGGCATCAAGTTTTCTGCAATTCCATTACTTGATTTTCCTGGTCTGTTAGGGAGATTGCCAATAATTTCTGGCATTTGGAAATTCTTATTTGCATGTGTTGCTTGTCTTAAAGCCTTCTTCAGCTCTTCACAGTAAGTTTCCAAGTACTCCAGCTTCTGCTTCAGTTCTCCAAGCGAAGATCTCATCTCAGACACCTCCTTTAATGCAGAGTCTCTATTCTCATTTGCTTGTATGAGCTCTTTCTTCAATACCTCCACTGACGTTATCCCAAAATCCTTGTAGACTTGAGAAACTTCTTCGGATTCTGTCCGAGTTGGAGAGCTTCCATTCTTGTGCTTCTTCTTTAACCGCGGAAACAACCAAGACATCACTCCCCTACTCTTTGGTTGTGATTGCGTAGTGGATACATGAGAATCTGTTAATGGCACAACAATGTTAGAATTTCTGCTGTTCCAGGTTGTGTTTTCGGGTTCACTGGTTATAGTTGCAGGCTTGCATCTATTACAAGATGAGATTGAGTTGAAATCTCCCAAACTGTTTCTCCTATTTGACCTGAAGTACTCAGTACCTGGTGATGTTTGAAGTACAGTGATGTTGTTTGCACATGAGCTGGTGACAGATTTGTTATCTTCAGCTGGGCAAATGTGGGATTCAAAGTTGGATAAATCAGAAGGAAACCCTTTTCTTGAAGATGAGTTTTCCTTGTAATTTGACACAACAGATTCATCCCCATTTTCTTCTATCCCATAATCATTCCAACTTTCGGATAACGTTCTGTTCTTCATCGGATTTTGAAGGTACCCGGATGTTGGCTCGTCTTCGTAACTCTGCAAAATGGCACCAAATTATATGACTTCACAAGAAACTCAGAAAACATAGGTTACATTGCTTGTGCATTTGAATTATTCAGTTCAAGATCCCAACTTTAGAAACTTTCTAGCATTAGTCACTGAATTCATTACATGAAACTTCCTAGCATATAAAGAGAAATTAAAGTTAAAATGTGTCCTGGGACTAGTATCTGATAAATACTGTAGTCATCTTCAGAAGATTGAAATACCTAAAAGTTCAGTGCCTACTTCTCCAGTGTTCATAAACATGACCTATAATTTTATGTATACAACCGAAAACAACCTAAAAACTATTTATAGAATTCCTAGAAGCCTTGGGGTAGTTGAACCATAGATGGCTTATAGTTGTGAAAATTTTTACACCAGAATTAGTCCTGCAAAATATTGAGCCTTCACATTTTCAGAATGCATTCATAGAACTCCCTGAGGTTGTTCAACCACggaaaaattataataatgcAAAACCAATGGTCTAAAAGTGTCTATTTCCAGTAGAATTAGTACTGTAAATATTGAATCTTCACTATTCTTATAAACTTAACTGGGACTGAAACCAAATTTCAAAGGGAGGAGACACATTGGAGTAGCAATGAAGTAACTGTCTCAAAGCAACAAACATAACACAGAAAAAGCTCCAAGCTTTTTGAGTAAAAAGCAAGAAACAGGgtaagaaataatattaataataataataactcACAGGAGTGAAAACAGGGTAGTCCTGAGCAGAGAAGTGAGAAGCATGGCGTGATTTAGCTGGAGAAGCAGAAGAAGGGAACCTAAGATTTGCGGGGCTGCTTCCTTGAACTAAAGCAGCATGAAGAGCTCTAAGCTCCACAGCTTTGGCAATGGCTGCTTGGATTTCCACTCTGTTTATCTCACTGTTTTTGGTGTTG encodes:
- the LOC126789432 gene encoding carbamoyl-phosphate synthase small chain, chloroplastic-like — protein: MASTAVMNLALIKPSPFSVPKPQNHSKPRVFTLRCSSAADNDVSDLSKRPWKPSDARLVLEDGSIWRAKSFGASGTQVGEVVFNTSLTGYQEIITDPSYAGQFVLMTNPQIGNTGVNFDDEESRQCFLGGLVIRNLSISTSNYRCAISLGDYFAERNIMGIYDVDTRAITRRLRQDGSLIGVLSTEETKTDEELLEMSRSWDIVGVDLISGVSCKTPYEWLDKTNSEWEFMSNRNDGEAFHVVAYDFGIKSNILRRLASYGCKITVVPSTWPASETLKMKPDGVLFSNGPGDPSAVPYAVETVKEILGKVPVFGICMGHQLIGLALGGTTFKMKFGHHGGNHPVRNLRTGDVEISAQNHNYAVDPKSLPYGVGVTHVNLNDNSCAGLAYPARNIMSIQYHPEASPGPHDSDYAFREFIGMMKRVEVNA
- the LOC126787986 gene encoding IRK-interacting protein isoform X1, which encodes MATDTRIFPDQNINNTKNSEINRVEIQAAIAKAVELRALHAALVQGSSPANLRFPSSASPAKSRHASHFSAQDYPVFTPSYEDEPTSGYLQNPMKNRTLSESWNDYGIEENGDESVVSNYKENSSSRKGFPSDLSNFESHICPAEDNKSVTSSCANNITVLQTSPGTEYFRSNRRNSLGDFNSISSCNRCKPATITSEPENTTWNSRNSNIVVPLTDSHVSTTQSQPKSRGVMSWLFPRLKKKHKNGSSPTRTESEEVSQVYKDFGITSVEVLKKELIQANENRDSALKEVSEMRSSLGELKQKLEYLETYCEELKKALRQATHANKNFQMPEIIGNLPNRPGKSSNGIAENLMPVSEEVMVEGFLQIVSEARLSARQFCKILVAQIELTDNTLVDNLNVLLQPFKLSLNSKYSKAVSYHLEAIINQSLYQDFENCVFQKHGSPKLLDPQQARQAQFSSFVALRNLSWNEVLRKGTKYYCEEFSKFCDQKMSCIITTLNWTRSWPEQVLQAFFVATKCIWLLHLLAFSFYPPLGILRVEENRSFDPHYMEDMFIDRQRSHGSSRVKIMVMPGFYVQDRVLRCKVLCRYKSAGAN
- the LOC126787986 gene encoding IRK-interacting protein isoform X2, with product MATDTRIFPDQNINNTKNSEINRVEIQAAIAKAVELRALHAALVQGSSPANLRFPSSASPAKSRHASHFSAQDYPVFTPSYEDEPTSGYLQNPMKNRTLSESWNDYGIEENGDESVVSNYKENSSSRKGFPSDLSNFESHICPAEDNKSVTSSCANNITVLQTSPDSHVSTTQSQPKSRGVMSWLFPRLKKKHKNGSSPTRTESEEVSQVYKDFGITSVEVLKKELIQANENRDSALKEVSEMRSSLGELKQKLEYLETYCEELKKALRQATHANKNFQMPEIIGNLPNRPGKSSNGIAENLMPVSEEVMVEGFLQIVSEARLSARQFCKILVAQIELTDNTLVDNLNVLLQPFKLSLNSKYSKAVSYHLEAIINQSLYQDFENCVFQKHGSPKLLDPQQARQAQFSSFVALRNLSWNEVLRKGTKYYCEEFSKFCDQKMSCIITTLNWTRSWPEQVLQAFFVATKCIWLLHLLAFSFYPPLGILRVEENRSFDPHYMEDMFIDRQRSHGSSRVKIMVMPGFYVQDRVLRCKVLCRYKSAGAN